A genomic region of Ensifer adhaerens contains the following coding sequences:
- the pal gene encoding peptidoglycan-associated lipoprotein Pal: MSRIDTPAVGRMQTIARNPVMIALVMTLAIAGCASKKNMPNNANELGLGGAGAATPGSQQDFTVNVGDRIFFDTDSTSIRADAQQTLARQAQWLAKYPNYAITIEGHADERGTREYNLALGARRAASTRDYLISQGVPSNRMKTISYGKEKPVAVCDDISCWSQNRRAVTVLGGAGM, from the coding sequence ATGAGCCGAATTGACACCCCGGCCGTAGGCCGCATGCAGACCATCGCTCGCAACCCCGTCATGATCGCTTTGGTCATGACGCTTGCCATCGCTGGCTGTGCATCGAAGAAGAACATGCCGAACAACGCCAACGAGCTCGGCCTCGGCGGCGCGGGCGCCGCAACGCCGGGTTCGCAGCAGGACTTCACCGTCAATGTCGGCGACCGCATCTTCTTCGACACCGACTCCACCTCGATCCGTGCCGACGCGCAGCAGACGCTCGCCCGTCAGGCTCAGTGGCTCGCCAAGTACCCGAACTACGCGATCACCATCGAAGGCCATGCCGACGAACGCGGCACGCGCGAATACAACCTTGCACTCGGCGCCCGCCGTGCAGCCTCCACCCGCGATTACCTCATCAGCCAGGGCGTTCCGTCCAACCGCATGAAGACGATCTCCTACGGCAAGGAAAAGCCGGTCGCCGTCTGCGACGACATCTCGTGCTGGTCGCAGAACCGTCGCGCAGTTACCGTTCTCGGTGGTGCCGGCATGTAA
- the tolB gene encoding Tol-Pal system beta propeller repeat protein TolB → MIKVSLFRALMVAAGMLAAVVAATPANAVVEININKGNVEPLPIAITDFLQGELGQKISDVVAADLKRSGLFAPINKGAFIEKISNPDATPRFEDWKVINAQALVTGRVTQEGDGRLKAEFRLWDTFGSKQMTGQQFFTQPENWRRVAHIIADAIYESVTGEKGYFDTRIVYVAESGPKTARKRQLAIMDQDGFNARALTNSNDIVLTPRFSPNRQEVTYMSFENQQPRVYLLQLETGQREVVGNFPGMTFSPRFSPDGQRVIMSLQQDGNANIYTMDLRSRTTTRLTNTAAIDTAPSYSPDGSQIAFESDRGGRQQIYVMGADGSGQRRISFGDGSYSTPVWSPRGDLIAFTKQSGGKFSIGVMKTDGSGERILTTGFHNEGPTWAPNGRVLMFFRQNSGAGGPQLYSIDLSGYNEQQIPTQGFASDPAWSPLLE, encoded by the coding sequence ATGATCAAGGTCTCTCTTTTCCGTGCCCTGATGGTGGCCGCGGGCATGTTAGCCGCGGTTGTCGCGGCGACACCGGCGAACGCCGTCGTCGAAATCAACATCAACAAGGGTAATGTCGAACCCCTGCCGATCGCGATTACCGATTTCCTTCAGGGTGAACTCGGTCAGAAGATCTCTGATGTGGTCGCTGCCGACCTGAAGCGCTCGGGCCTGTTTGCGCCGATCAACAAGGGCGCCTTCATCGAGAAGATCAGCAATCCTGACGCCACGCCGCGCTTCGAGGACTGGAAGGTCATCAATGCGCAGGCGCTCGTCACCGGCCGCGTGACGCAGGAAGGCGACGGCAGGCTGAAGGCCGAGTTCCGCCTGTGGGATACGTTCGGTAGCAAGCAGATGACCGGCCAGCAGTTCTTTACCCAGCCGGAAAACTGGCGCCGCGTCGCCCACATCATCGCCGACGCCATCTATGAGAGCGTCACCGGTGAAAAGGGCTATTTCGATACGCGTATCGTCTATGTCGCCGAAAGTGGCCCGAAGACCGCACGCAAGCGTCAGCTCGCGATCATGGACCAGGACGGCTTCAACGCCCGTGCGCTCACCAATTCCAACGACATCGTTCTGACGCCGCGCTTCTCGCCGAACCGTCAGGAAGTCACCTACATGTCGTTCGAAAACCAGCAGCCGCGCGTCTACCTGCTGCAGCTGGAAACCGGACAGCGTGAAGTCGTCGGCAACTTCCCCGGCATGACCTTCTCGCCGCGCTTCTCGCCGGATGGCCAGCGGGTCATCATGAGTCTTCAGCAGGACGGCAACGCCAATATCTATACGATGGACCTGCGCTCGCGCACGACGACGCGCCTCACCAACACGGCCGCGATCGACACGGCGCCGTCCTATTCACCGGATGGTAGCCAGATCGCCTTTGAAAGCGACCGCGGCGGTCGCCAGCAAATCTACGTCATGGGCGCCGACGGCTCCGGCCAGCGCCGCATCTCCTTCGGCGACGGCTCCTATTCGACGCCGGTCTGGTCTCCGCGCGGCGACCTCATCGCCTTCACCAAGCAGTCGGGCGGCAAGTTCTCGATCGGCGTGATGAAGACCGACGGTTCAGGCGAGCGCATCCTGACGACCGGCTTCCACAACGAAGGCCCCACCTGGGCGCCGAACGGCCGCGTCCTGATGTTCTTCCGCCAGAACTCCGGCGCCGGTGGTCCGCAGCTCTATTCGATCGATCTGAGTGGTTACAACGAGCAGCAGATCCCGACCCAGGGCTTCGCCTCCGACCCGGCCTGGTCGCCGTTGCTCGAATAG
- a CDS encoding cell envelope integrity protein TolA, with the protein MKGSLATSAVLHALVLTWAMVSLGSPADFQVADVEALPVDIVPYSEMTQVQQGDKKAPKKETSSPVPTKRPETNQPAENVGDNDTDLKTPPTPNAKPSKSEATASPQKNEKPEPTPDPVEQEIKKVEETKPASEPATEVAALPEPKQEVKPETKPDPAPAEEKPAENPEAEALPEKVPTPAAKPKVEKPPAQSAKTPERKNEATPKEQKKAASTEDSKFNADEIAALLNRQDPSAGGAKRSTQEAALGGKKTIGVGLSANEIDGVKGQIQGNWSLTPGLTGVQEVRVSIRVQLDPAGNIVGTPEVTATGGPEGTRRAVESSTLRALRRSSPLQNLPPEKYDGEKGWNTLVLNFDPSEFAL; encoded by the coding sequence ATGAAGGGCAGTCTCGCTACATCTGCTGTCCTCCACGCCCTGGTTCTGACCTGGGCGATGGTGTCGCTCGGCAGCCCGGCTGACTTCCAGGTCGCCGACGTCGAGGCTCTGCCTGTCGACATCGTTCCCTATTCGGAAATGACGCAGGTACAGCAGGGCGACAAGAAGGCTCCGAAGAAGGAGACGTCGTCACCGGTGCCGACCAAGCGGCCGGAGACGAACCAGCCCGCCGAGAACGTCGGCGACAACGATACCGACCTGAAGACGCCGCCGACGCCGAACGCCAAGCCGTCGAAGAGCGAAGCCACGGCCTCTCCGCAAAAGAACGAGAAGCCCGAGCCGACGCCTGATCCGGTTGAACAGGAAATCAAGAAGGTCGAGGAGACCAAGCCGGCATCCGAACCCGCGACTGAAGTCGCGGCGCTGCCGGAGCCCAAGCAGGAAGTGAAGCCGGAGACAAAGCCCGATCCGGCCCCGGCCGAAGAAAAGCCGGCCGAGAACCCGGAAGCCGAAGCGCTGCCCGAGAAGGTTCCGACGCCGGCGGCGAAGCCGAAGGTCGAAAAGCCGCCCGCCCAGAGCGCCAAGACGCCGGAGCGCAAGAACGAGGCAACGCCGAAGGAACAGAAGAAGGCGGCCTCCACCGAAGATAGCAAATTCAACGCCGACGAGATCGCGGCCCTGCTCAACCGACAGGATCCGTCTGCCGGCGGCGCAAAGCGCTCGACGCAGGAGGCTGCTCTTGGTGGCAAGAAGACGATCGGCGTGGGCCTCAGCGCCAACGAGATCGACGGCGTCAAGGGTCAGATCCAGGGCAACTGGTCGCTGACGCCCGGCCTGACCGGCGTTCAGGAAGTCCGCGTCTCGATCCGGGTGCAGTTGGATCCGGCCGGCAACATCGTCGGTACGCCCGAGGTCACTGCAACTGGCGGGCCTGAGGGAACGCGCCGCGCTGTCGAAAGCAGCACGCTGCGCGCGCTCCGTCGCTCGTCGCCTCTACAGAACCTGCCACCTGAAAAATATGATGGCGAAAAAGGATGGAATACCCTCGTGCTGAACTTCGATCCCTCGGAATTCGCACTCTAG
- the tolR gene encoding protein TolR — translation MGMSVGGAKGSGGGRRRRGGKKAIMSEINVTPFVDVMLVLLIIFMVAAPMMTVGVPIDLPETQAKALNSDTQPITVSVNPAGEIYLQETPIAIDEVVPKLEAIATTGYNERIYVRGDTNADYGTVMKVMARISAAGFKNLGLVTLQEQEK, via the coding sequence ATGGGTATGTCGGTTGGCGGAGCCAAAGGTTCGGGCGGCGGTCGTCGTCGTCGCGGCGGCAAGAAAGCCATAATGAGCGAAATCAACGTCACGCCGTTCGTCGACGTCATGCTCGTGCTGCTGATCATCTTCATGGTGGCAGCACCGATGATGACGGTCGGTGTGCCGATCGATCTGCCGGAAACGCAGGCCAAGGCGCTCAATTCCGATACGCAGCCGATCACCGTTTCGGTCAACCCGGCCGGCGAGATCTACCTGCAGGAAACGCCGATCGCGATCGATGAGGTCGTGCCGAAGCTCGAGGCGATCGCCACCACCGGCTACAACGAGCGCATCTATGTGCGTGGCGACACCAACGCCGACTACGGCACGGTCATGAAGGTCATGGCCCGCATCTCGGCTGCAGGTTTCAAGAACCTCGGCCTCGTCACGCTGCAAGAACAGGAAAAGTGA
- the tolQ gene encoding protein TolQ, with protein sequence MEQVGLAAATHDVTLWSLFMQAGFVVKLVMLGLIAASVWTWAIVVDKTLNYGRVRRQLDSFEQVFWSGQSLEELYRTLADRQTAGMGAIFVSAMREWKKSFERGARSPIGLQMRIDRAMDVTLARESESLEARLGSLATIGSAAPFIGLFGTVVGIMTSFQAIAGSKSTNLAVVAPGIAEALLATAIGLLAAIPAVIAYNKFSADAGKLSARMEAFADEFSGILSRQIDEKLQNPRQAAQ encoded by the coding sequence ATGGAACAGGTTGGATTGGCCGCTGCGACGCACGATGTGACCCTCTGGTCGCTGTTCATGCAAGCGGGCTTTGTCGTGAAGCTGGTCATGCTGGGGCTGATTGCCGCCTCGGTCTGGACCTGGGCGATCGTTGTCGACAAGACGCTGAACTACGGCCGCGTGCGCCGTCAGCTCGACAGCTTCGAGCAGGTGTTCTGGTCCGGCCAGTCGCTGGAAGAACTCTACCGGACGCTCGCCGACAGGCAGACCGCCGGCATGGGAGCGATCTTCGTTTCCGCGATGCGCGAATGGAAGAAGAGCTTCGAGCGCGGGGCCCGGTCGCCGATCGGCCTGCAGATGCGTATCGACCGCGCCATGGACGTGACGCTCGCACGGGAATCGGAATCGCTGGAGGCCCGCCTCGGCTCGCTTGCAACGATCGGCTCGGCTGCCCCCTTCATCGGCCTCTTCGGTACGGTCGTCGGTATCATGACCTCCTTCCAGGCGATTGCCGGCTCGAAGTCGACCAACCTCGCGGTCGTGGCGCCCGGTATCGCCGAAGCGCTGCTCGCCACCGCGATCGGCCTTCTCGCCGCTATCCCGGCGGTTATCGCCTACAACAAGTTCTCCGCAGACGCCGGCAAGCTGTCGGCACGCATGGAAGCTTTCGCCGACGAGTTCTCTGGCATCCTGTCGCGGCAGATCGACGAGAAGCTGCAGAACCCGCGCCAGGCCGCGCAGTAA
- the ligD gene encoding non-homologous end-joining DNA ligase: protein MAARRDPLAEYNKRRDFTLTREPKGNPGRNHSGRKRFLVQKHDATRLHYDFRLEWDGVLKSWAVTRGPSLNPEDKRLAVRTEDHPLAYGDFEGTIPEKQYGGGTVMLWDTGWWEPDEDPNQGLRDGKLTFNLHGERMQGGWALVRMRPRPGEKRENWLLIKDVDDVASQDGEALLEDHQTSVATGRTMDQIASGKGETKKHVCASKEEDKEGKAVTAETTKAATKPQGKATKPANAKQASSDETVLGVRITHPDRILFEGQAISKLDLARYYAVVADRMLPYAAERLLSLVRAPQGVSGPRFYQKHASDGFPDEIKEVAITEGSGETENYMYVRDAKGLVAAVQMGTLELHIWGSRVDKLESPDRLVFDLDPDEGLDFELVKGAAMVLRDALDEIGLKSAPMVTGGKGIHVIVPLTARVNWPQAKAFAKTFAQGFVDREPDRFIATMSKEKRKGRIFIDWLRNERGATAIAPYSTRARADGPVATPVSWDELANLKPANRFHIPDILERIENGTDPWQDVAKVRQSLTRKIMDKLGVDEPD from the coding sequence ATGGCCGCACGCCGTGACCCGCTCGCCGAATACAATAAGCGCCGCGACTTCACCTTGACCCGCGAACCCAAAGGCAACCCCGGTCGCAACCACTCGGGCCGCAAGCGCTTCCTCGTGCAAAAGCACGACGCCACGCGTCTGCACTACGATTTCCGGTTGGAATGGGACGGCGTGCTGAAAAGCTGGGCGGTGACCCGCGGACCGAGCCTCAACCCGGAAGACAAGCGGCTTGCAGTCAGAACCGAAGATCATCCTCTTGCCTATGGCGATTTCGAAGGAACGATCCCAGAGAAGCAATATGGCGGCGGCACCGTCATGTTGTGGGACACCGGTTGGTGGGAGCCGGACGAGGATCCCAATCAGGGACTGCGCGACGGCAAGCTCACGTTCAATCTGCATGGCGAACGCATGCAGGGCGGATGGGCATTGGTGCGCATGCGCCCGCGACCGGGCGAAAAGCGCGAGAACTGGTTGCTGATCAAGGACGTTGACGACGTAGCCTCGCAGGATGGCGAGGCTTTGCTGGAGGATCACCAGACGAGTGTCGCCACCGGCCGCACCATGGACCAGATCGCCTCGGGAAAGGGCGAAACGAAGAAGCACGTCTGTGCCTCCAAAGAGGAGGACAAGGAGGGAAAGGCCGTGACAGCCGAAACGACGAAAGCTGCAACGAAACCTCAGGGCAAAGCGACAAAGCCGGCAAACGCGAAGCAAGCCTCGTCCGACGAAACCGTTCTCGGCGTGCGCATCACCCACCCGGACCGCATCCTGTTCGAGGGCCAAGCGATCAGCAAGCTGGACCTCGCCCGCTACTACGCGGTGGTTGCCGACCGCATGCTGCCCTATGCCGCCGAACGGCTCCTGTCGTTGGTGCGTGCCCCACAGGGCGTCAGTGGGCCACGCTTCTACCAGAAGCATGCAAGCGACGGATTTCCCGACGAGATCAAGGAAGTCGCGATCACGGAAGGCTCAGGCGAGACGGAAAACTACATGTATGTGCGCGATGCCAAGGGATTGGTCGCCGCTGTCCAGATGGGCACGCTGGAGTTGCATATATGGGGATCGCGCGTCGACAAGCTGGAAAGTCCCGATCGACTGGTCTTCGATCTTGATCCTGATGAAGGTCTCGACTTCGAACTGGTCAAGGGCGCGGCCATGGTCCTGCGCGATGCGCTCGATGAGATCGGGCTGAAATCGGCTCCCATGGTCACGGGCGGAAAGGGCATCCATGTCATCGTGCCGTTGACGGCACGCGTCAACTGGCCGCAAGCCAAGGCCTTTGCCAAAACCTTTGCGCAAGGTTTCGTCGATCGTGAACCCGACCGCTTCATCGCGACCATGTCGAAGGAAAAGCGCAAAGGACGCATCTTCATCGACTGGCTGAGGAATGAGCGCGGCGCGACCGCCATTGCCCCTTACTCGACCCGGGCGCGCGCCGACGGACCGGTCGCAACACCCGTCAGTTGGGACGAACTTGCCAATCTCAAGCCCGCCAACCGTTTCCACATCCCCGACATTCTCGAACGGATCGAAAACGGGACGGATCCCTGGCAGGACGTGGCAAAGGTTAGGCAGTCCCTGACCAGGAAGATCATGGACAAGCTCGGGGTGGACGAGCCGGACTGA
- the ybgC gene encoding tol-pal system-associated acyl-CoA thioesterase, which yields MSLISLAGELTESGHRLIQRVYYEDTDFSGVVYHARYLHFMERARTDFLRLLGVEQATLAIEGDTEGLVFVVHRMEIDFKLPARMDDILTITTVTEKAGGAKMVLQQEIRRGEQLLIAAKVIIAVINGQGRPRRLPEALAYKFQHAKESAG from the coding sequence ATGTCCCTGATTTCGCTCGCAGGCGAACTGACCGAAAGCGGCCATCGGCTGATCCAGCGCGTCTATTACGAAGACACCGATTTTTCCGGCGTCGTCTATCACGCCCGCTACCTGCATTTCATGGAGCGCGCCCGAACGGATTTTCTGCGGCTGCTCGGCGTCGAACAGGCAACGCTGGCGATCGAGGGCGACACCGAAGGCCTGGTCTTTGTCGTGCATCGCATGGAGATCGACTTCAAGCTGCCGGCGCGCATGGACGATATCCTGACGATCACCACGGTCACGGAGAAGGCCGGCGGCGCCAAGATGGTGCTGCAACAGGAAATCCGCCGCGGCGAGCAGTTGTTGATCGCCGCCAAGGTGATCATCGCCGTCATCAACGGCCAGGGCCGGCCGCGGCGGCTGCCGGAGGCGTTGGCCTACAAGTTCCAGCATGCAAAAGAGAGCGCCGGCTAG
- a CDS encoding NAD-dependent epimerase/dehydratase family protein has protein sequence MKIAILGGDGFVGWPTALHLSDAGHDVHILDNLSRRWIDTELGVQSLTPMDSIQERTRIWHAETGRRIHFNLIDLARDYELLKNWLHEHRPDAIVHFAEQRAAPYSMKSDRHKNYTVNNNVNATHNLLNALVELGLDAHLVHLGTMGVYGYSTVGAAIPEGYLPVGIETMGGETVSQEILYPSNPGSIYHMTKCLDQLLFQFYAKNDGLRITDLHQGIVWGTHTEQTRRHPQLINRFDYDGDYGTVLNRFLIQAAIGYPLTVHGTGGQTRAFIHIQDSVRCIELALQNPPARGSRVEIFNQMTETHRVRDLAEMIASISGAQIAWLPNPRKEAAENELVVHNEKFLALGLNPTRLRDGLLTEIVDVAKKFAYRVDRTRVPAVSAWTKDIAPLINHDPEGKRLKSVS, from the coding sequence ATGAAGATTGCAATTCTCGGCGGCGACGGTTTCGTCGGTTGGCCCACGGCCCTTCACCTGTCCGATGCCGGCCACGACGTCCATATCCTCGACAATCTCTCCCGCCGTTGGATCGATACGGAACTCGGCGTGCAATCGCTGACGCCGATGGATTCGATCCAGGAACGCACCCGCATCTGGCACGCCGAAACCGGCCGCCGCATCCATTTCAACCTGATCGATCTTGCCCGCGACTACGAACTGCTCAAGAACTGGCTCCACGAGCACCGCCCGGATGCGATCGTGCATTTTGCCGAGCAACGGGCCGCGCCCTATTCCATGAAGAGCGACCGCCACAAGAACTACACGGTCAACAACAACGTCAACGCCACCCACAATCTCCTGAATGCCCTGGTCGAGCTCGGGCTCGACGCACATCTCGTGCACCTCGGCACCATGGGAGTCTACGGCTACTCCACCGTCGGCGCGGCGATCCCCGAGGGATACCTGCCCGTCGGTATCGAAACGATGGGCGGCGAGACCGTCAGCCAGGAAATCCTCTATCCGTCCAATCCCGGCTCGATCTACCACATGACCAAGTGCCTGGATCAGTTGCTCTTCCAGTTCTATGCGAAGAACGATGGCCTGCGGATCACCGATCTGCACCAGGGCATCGTCTGGGGCACCCACACCGAGCAGACGCGCCGCCACCCGCAGTTGATCAACCGCTTCGACTATGACGGCGACTACGGCACCGTCTTGAACCGCTTCCTCATACAGGCGGCAATAGGCTATCCGCTGACCGTACACGGCACCGGCGGCCAGACGCGCGCCTTCATTCACATCCAGGATTCGGTCCGCTGCATCGAACTGGCGCTCCAGAACCCGCCGGCCCGCGGCAGCCGCGTCGAGATCTTCAACCAGATGACCGAGACCCACCGCGTGCGCGACCTCGCCGAAATGATTGCATCGATATCAGGCGCGCAGATCGCCTGGCTACCGAACCCGCGCAAGGAAGCGGCCGAGAACGAACTCGTCGTCCACAATGAGAAGTTCCTGGCACTCGGCCTCAACCCGACCCGGCTGCGGGACGGGTTGCTTACAGAAATCGTCGATGTCGCGAAGAAATTCGCCTATCGTGTCGATAGAACGCGCGTGCCGGCCGTCTCCGCCTGGACCAAGGACATCGCGCCGCTCATCAACCACGACCCAGAGGGCAAGCGGCTGAAATCCGTTTCATGA
- a CDS encoding glycosyltransferase — MTSTDPSEGLSPSSPPSADHAYVTLVTNTDYALGARALARSIRLTGTRADIVVLHTASVSIEALAPLAEFQCRLVETDLLPLSDAFNERHQRRNVHEKAPFTKGRKPEFHSPLDNFCKLRLWQLSEYRRCVFIDADAIVLKNIDRLFAYPEFSAAPNVYESLADFHRLNSGVFVAQPSRTTFAQMLARLDAPDAFWPRTDQTFLQTFFPDWHGLPVTMNMLQYVWFNMPDLWDWRSIGVLHFQYEKPWEKDHPRAEILQPLIDLWFAYLTGNGIPEIASLPNPACR, encoded by the coding sequence ATGACATCGACCGACCCATCGGAGGGGCTTAGCCCCTCCTCGCCGCCTTCCGCCGACCATGCCTACGTGACGCTCGTCACCAATACCGACTATGCGCTCGGCGCTCGCGCGCTCGCGCGCTCCATCCGGCTCACAGGCACCAGGGCGGATATCGTCGTGCTCCACACCGCCAGCGTTTCGATCGAAGCGCTGGCGCCGCTTGCAGAATTCCAATGCCGGCTGGTCGAGACCGACCTGTTGCCACTCTCCGACGCCTTTAACGAGCGTCATCAGCGCCGGAACGTGCATGAGAAGGCGCCCTTCACCAAGGGCCGCAAGCCGGAGTTTCACTCACCGCTCGACAATTTCTGCAAGCTCCGGCTCTGGCAGCTTAGCGAATACCGACGCTGCGTCTTCATCGACGCTGACGCGATCGTGCTCAAAAACATCGACCGGCTATTTGCCTACCCGGAATTCTCTGCCGCGCCCAATGTCTATGAAAGCCTCGCCGACTTTCACCGGCTGAATTCCGGCGTCTTCGTCGCTCAACCGTCGCGGACGACATTCGCGCAGATGCTCGCCCGCCTCGACGCCCCCGACGCCTTCTGGCCGCGCACCGACCAGACCTTCCTGCAGACTTTCTTCCCGGACTGGCACGGCCTGCCGGTAACGATGAACATGTTGCAATATGTCTGGTTCAACATGCCCGATCTCTGGGACTGGCGCTCGATCGGCGTGCTGCACTTCCAGTATGAAAAGCCCTGGGAGAAGGATCACCCCCGAGCCGAGATCCTGCAGCCGCTGATCGACCTCTGGTTCGCCTACTTGACCGGGAACGGCATTCCGGAAATCGCCTCCCTACCCAATCCGGCATGCCGATGA
- a CDS encoding NAD-dependent epimerase/dehydratase family protein, with the protein MSRVLVSGGTGFVGRFIVEHLADHGYEVVVGARTPPVTGHFRAPTAFQPLALDATRDQGPAFANIDHFVHAAFEHVPGRYRGGEGNDPEGFRLANLDGSLRLFREARTSGVKTCLFLSSRAVYGEQMPGLELMEETPCRPETLYGRLKLEAEQALAAMSGREFRPVNLRVTGVYGETRPGTRHKWQQLFSDYLAGRPVFPRAGTEVHGDDVGAAVRLAIESPREPAGCATLNVSDVLVENRALLAIVKEITGSTHALPDTAPVACFNAMDTRRLRGMGWQPGGIERLRRTIEALLA; encoded by the coding sequence ATGAGCCGGGTACTTGTCTCCGGCGGCACCGGCTTCGTCGGCCGCTTCATCGTCGAGCACCTGGCCGACCACGGCTACGAGGTCGTCGTCGGGGCACGCACTCCGCCGGTAACCGGGCACTTCCGGGCCCCGACCGCATTTCAGCCGCTGGCACTCGATGCGACGCGCGATCAAGGTCCAGCCTTCGCGAATATCGACCATTTTGTCCACGCGGCCTTTGAACATGTGCCGGGACGCTACCGGGGTGGCGAAGGAAACGACCCCGAAGGCTTTCGCCTGGCCAATCTGGACGGCAGCCTTCGTCTCTTTCGGGAGGCGCGCACGAGCGGGGTGAAAACCTGCCTGTTTCTGTCGAGCCGTGCCGTCTACGGCGAGCAGATGCCGGGCCTGGAACTCATGGAAGAAACGCCGTGCCGGCCGGAAACGCTCTACGGCCGCCTCAAGCTCGAGGCTGAACAGGCGCTGGCCGCCATGTCCGGCCGGGAATTCAGGCCCGTCAACCTGCGGGTCACCGGTGTCTACGGCGAGACGCGCCCCGGCACCCGCCACAAGTGGCAGCAACTCTTCTCGGACTACCTCGCCGGACGCCCGGTCTTTCCGCGCGCGGGCACGGAGGTGCATGGCGACGATGTCGGCGCAGCGGTCCGATTGGCAATCGAAAGCCCGCGTGAACCTGCCGGGTGCGCGACCCTCAATGTCTCCGACGTGCTTGTCGAAAACCGCGCGCTCCTTGCCATTGTCAAGGAGATCACCGGCAGCACGCATGCCTTGCCGGATACAGCGCCCGTAGCGTGCTTCAATGCCATGGATACCCGAAGGCTGAGAGGAATGGGCTGGCAGCCGGGCGGAATCGAGCGGTTGCGGCGAACGATCGAAGCTCTGCTCGCCTGA
- a CDS encoding metallophosphoesterase: MITRRGLLKVIGGGIASMAALGGYAFAVEPLARLSVTRYAVTPPGWTPGLKLRVVMLTDIHACEPWMPASRIASICRQANSLGGDVTVLLGDYVAGMNFVTSYVHSSEWSKALATLTAPLGVHAVMGNHDWWEDKTAQRNGAGPTFGHKALQDVGINVYSNRAIRLEKDGQGFWIAGLEDQLALVPGKKWQRQRMTGLDDLDGTLAQVADGDPVILLAHEPDIFPSVPARVALTLSGHTHGGQVRFLGYAPVVPSRFGDRYAYGHMVEDDRNLIVSGGLGCSLAPVRFGVPPEIVVIDLG, encoded by the coding sequence ATGATTACACGCCGCGGATTATTGAAAGTGATCGGCGGCGGGATCGCCAGCATGGCGGCGCTCGGCGGTTACGCCTTTGCCGTGGAACCACTGGCTCGTCTGAGCGTGACCCGTTACGCGGTGACGCCGCCCGGTTGGACGCCCGGCCTAAAGCTTCGTGTCGTCATGCTCACGGATATCCATGCTTGCGAGCCGTGGATGCCGGCGAGCCGCATCGCTTCGATTTGCCGCCAGGCCAACAGTCTCGGCGGCGATGTCACGGTGCTCCTCGGCGACTATGTCGCCGGTATGAACTTCGTCACCAGCTACGTGCATTCCAGCGAATGGTCGAAAGCGCTTGCCACGCTCACGGCACCGCTCGGCGTTCATGCCGTCATGGGCAATCACGACTGGTGGGAGGACAAGACGGCGCAGAGAAATGGCGCTGGTCCGACCTTCGGGCACAAGGCGCTGCAGGATGTCGGCATCAACGTCTACAGCAATCGGGCGATCCGGCTTGAAAAGGACGGGCAGGGCTTCTGGATTGCCGGTCTCGAAGACCAGCTTGCCCTGGTGCCGGGCAAGAAGTGGCAGCGCCAGCGCATGACAGGTCTCGACGATCTCGACGGCACGCTTGCCCAGGTGGCCGACGGTGATCCTGTCATTCTGCTTGCCCACGAGCCGGACATCTTCCCGAGCGTTCCCGCGCGGGTCGCGCTGACGCTGTCGGGTCATACCCACGGTGGCCAGGTACGGTTTCTCGGCTATGCGCCGGTGGTGCCTTCGCGCTTCGGCGATCGCTACGCCTATGGCCATATGGTCGAGGACGACCGCAACCTGATTGTCTCGGGCGGGCTCGGCTGCTCTCTCGCGCCTGTCCGTTTCGGCGTCCCGCCGGAGATCGTCGTCATCGATCTCGGGTAA